The Pseudomonas berkeleyensis genome includes a region encoding these proteins:
- a CDS encoding type 2 periplasmic-binding domain-containing protein, which yields MHRCIRQRLPCGKRYRWEFERGTEQLVLDAPGSLSLDDNDLLVETAGS from the coding sequence TTGCATCGCTGCATTCGCCAACGGTTGCCCTGCGGCAAACGCTATCGCTGGGAATTCGAGCGCGGCACGGAACAACTCGTTCTCGATGCTCCAGGCAGCCTGAGTCTGGACGACAACGACCTGCTGGTCGAAACGGCTGGCTCCTGA
- a CDS encoding DUF2790 domain-containing protein: MKRIACLLALACASTLAQAESPETYHYGMHLDVAKVISQTLPQGCQVGEARMVYLDSKGERHTLIYQRIGEDCRY, from the coding sequence ATGAAACGTATCGCCTGCCTGCTCGCCCTCGCCTGCGCCAGCACCCTGGCACAGGCAGAATCGCCCGAGACCTATCACTACGGCATGCACCTGGATGTCGCCAAGGTCATCAGCCAGACCCTGCCGCAGGGCTGCCAGGTGGGTGAAGCCCGCATGGTCTATCTGGACTCCAAGGGCGAACGCCACACCCTGATCTACCAGCGCATTGGCGAAGACTGCCGCTACTGA
- a CDS encoding LysR family transcriptional regulator produces MDTLHGMRVFVQVVERGSFTAAAQALDLSTAQVSRLIADLEQHLEARLLQRTTRRLALTETGERYLERCRQILGQIDEADAEARGAHRTPSGRLRVHTMTGLGLQHITPLIARYAERHPQVVVELTLAQRTPDLLEDGHDVTIAFARDLPDSQLVAQRLGAIHSVICAAPSYLAQYGIPEHPADLQRHRHLRLTDPLYRGQWDFGDEQLEALPAECFQVNVAEALVKAAQAGMGFCLLPSFVASQPLREGRLLRILPQHRLRALNIYAMYPSRRFLDAKTRTWVEFLKAELPPLLLGDEAVLEDAQYWASAERLLRQR; encoded by the coding sequence ATGGACACCTTGCACGGCATGCGCGTATTCGTTCAGGTGGTCGAGCGCGGCAGCTTCACCGCTGCGGCCCAGGCGCTCGACCTGTCCACCGCGCAGGTGTCGCGACTGATCGCCGATCTCGAACAACACCTCGAGGCACGCCTGCTGCAGCGCACCACACGACGCCTGGCATTGACCGAAACCGGCGAGCGCTACCTGGAGCGCTGCCGGCAGATACTCGGCCAGATCGACGAGGCCGACGCCGAGGCGCGTGGCGCACATCGTACGCCCAGCGGCCGCCTGCGCGTGCACACCATGACCGGTCTCGGCCTGCAGCACATCACCCCATTGATCGCCCGCTATGCCGAACGACACCCTCAGGTCGTGGTGGAACTGACCCTGGCTCAGCGCACCCCGGATCTGCTCGAAGATGGCCATGACGTGACCATCGCCTTCGCCCGCGACCTGCCTGACTCACAATTGGTTGCGCAGCGCCTGGGCGCGATCCACAGCGTTATCTGCGCCGCCCCCAGCTACCTGGCTCAATACGGGATTCCCGAGCACCCGGCTGACCTGCAGCGGCATCGTCACCTGCGCCTGACCGACCCGCTGTACCGCGGCCAATGGGATTTCGGTGACGAGCAGTTGGAGGCGCTACCGGCCGAATGCTTCCAGGTCAACGTCGCCGAAGCGCTGGTCAAGGCAGCCCAGGCCGGCATGGGTTTCTGCCTGCTGCCCTCGTTCGTCGCCAGCCAGCCGCTGCGCGAGGGACGCCTGCTGCGCATCCTGCCGCAGCACCGGCTGCGCGCGCTGAACATCTACGCGATGTATCCGTCACGGCGCTTCCTCGATGCCAAGACGCGCACCTGGGTGGAGTTTCTCAAGGCCGAGCTGCCGCCGCTGCTATTGGGCGATGAGGCGGTATTAGAAGATGCGCAGTACTGGGCAAGTGCGGAGAGACTGTTGCGCCAAAGGTAA
- a CDS encoding LysE/ArgO family amino acid transporter, whose protein sequence is MWQSYSNGLLVAIGLIMAIGAQNAFVLAQSLRREHHVPVALLCIICDAVLVAAGVFGLATLLAQSPALLAIARWGGAAFLIWYGSQALLRAARPQALQAAGSEPRSLRAVMLAALAVTLLNPHVYLDTVLLIGSLGAQQPEPGAYAAGAASASFLWFSALALGAAWLAPWLARPLTWRLIDLGVAAMMFAVAAQLILGAL, encoded by the coding sequence ATGTGGCAGAGCTATAGCAACGGCCTGCTGGTGGCCATCGGTCTGATCATGGCCATTGGTGCGCAGAACGCCTTCGTTCTGGCGCAAAGCCTGCGTCGTGAACACCACGTCCCGGTTGCCCTGCTGTGCATCATCTGCGATGCCGTGCTGGTCGCTGCCGGCGTCTTCGGCCTGGCCACCCTGCTGGCGCAGAGCCCGGCGCTGCTGGCCATCGCCCGCTGGGGCGGCGCCGCCTTCCTGATCTGGTACGGCAGCCAGGCGCTGCTGCGCGCCGCCCGTCCGCAAGCGTTGCAAGCGGCAGGCAGTGAACCGCGCTCGCTGCGTGCAGTGATGCTGGCAGCCCTTGCAGTCACGCTGCTCAACCCGCACGTTTATCTGGATACCGTGCTGCTGATCGGTTCACTCGGTGCCCAGCAACCCGAGCCCGGCGCCTACGCGGCCGGCGCGGCCAGCGCCTCCTTTCTCTGGTTCAGCGCCCTGGCGCTTGGCGCTGCCTGGCTCGCCCCATGGCTGGCCAGGCCACTGACCTGGCGGCTGATCGATCTGGGCGTGGCGGCGATGATGTTCGCCGTGGCGGCGCAGTTGATCCTGGGCGCGCTGTAG
- a CDS encoding ACT domain-containing protein, with the protein MSGETDLARLLQSMTPQLNPGEYVFCCVPAEHDCSALQPIASMREREGLSLVLTREVADAHGLRYDYVAAWITLEVHSSLAAVGLTASFSAALAQAGISCNVVAGFHHDHLFVPSERAERTLSTLRALSAASMPEPV; encoded by the coding sequence ATGTCAGGCGAAACCGATCTAGCCCGCCTGCTGCAAAGCATGACGCCGCAACTCAACCCAGGTGAATACGTGTTCTGCTGCGTACCTGCCGAGCATGACTGCAGCGCCCTGCAGCCAATCGCCAGCATGCGTGAGCGCGAAGGCCTGAGCCTGGTGCTGACACGCGAAGTCGCCGATGCCCATGGCCTGCGCTACGACTACGTCGCGGCCTGGATCACCCTTGAAGTGCATTCCTCGCTGGCCGCTGTCGGGCTGACCGCCTCCTTCTCCGCCGCGCTGGCGCAAGCCGGCATCAGCTGCAACGTGGTCGCCGGCTTTCATCACGACCATCTCTTCGTGCCCAGCGAGCGCGCCGAGCGGACGCTGTCCACCCTGCGCGCCCTGTCGGCGGCGTCCATGCCGGAGCCCGTGTGA
- a CDS encoding LysR family transcriptional regulator ArgP, with product MFDYKLLAALAAVVEQAGFERAAQVLGLSQSAVSQRIKLLEARVGQPVLVRATPPAPTEIGRRLLNHVQQVRLLERDLQGQVPGLDEQALPERLRIAINADSLATWWAAATADFCAAQQVLMELVVEDQEVGLKRMRAGEVAGCVCAAERPVAGARSLALGAMRYRALASPAFIARHFAAGVTAEALARAPAIVYGPDDQLQHRYLAGLGVTGAFAYHLCPSSEGFVRLTEGGLGWGLVPQLQVRDALASGRLVDLVPERFIDVPLYWHHWRNGGELFGDLTEQLRRYSASVLVPLHQ from the coding sequence TTGTTCGATTACAAACTTCTGGCCGCGCTGGCGGCAGTGGTGGAACAGGCCGGTTTCGAGCGGGCGGCGCAGGTACTGGGGCTGTCGCAGTCGGCGGTTTCGCAGCGCATCAAGTTGCTCGAAGCGCGGGTCGGTCAACCGGTGCTGGTACGCGCGACACCGCCAGCACCTACCGAAATCGGGCGGCGTCTGCTCAACCATGTGCAGCAGGTGCGTCTGCTCGAGCGCGATTTGCAAGGTCAGGTGCCGGGCCTGGATGAGCAGGCCTTGCCCGAGCGTTTGCGCATCGCCATCAACGCCGACAGCCTGGCGACCTGGTGGGCGGCGGCGACCGCCGACTTTTGCGCCGCCCAGCAGGTGCTGATGGAACTGGTGGTGGAGGATCAGGAGGTCGGCCTCAAGCGCATGCGCGCAGGCGAAGTGGCCGGCTGCGTATGTGCTGCCGAACGGCCGGTGGCGGGCGCGCGCAGCCTGGCGTTGGGGGCCATGCGTTATCGCGCGCTGGCCAGCCCGGCCTTCATCGCCCGGCATTTCGCCGCTGGTGTCACCGCCGAGGCGCTGGCCCGTGCGCCGGCCATCGTCTATGGCCCGGATGATCAGTTGCAGCATCGCTACCTGGCAGGGTTGGGCGTGACAGGCGCTTTCGCCTACCACCTGTGTCCTTCGTCCGAAGGCTTCGTGCGCCTGACCGAAGGTGGCCTGGGCTGGGGCCTGGTGCCGCAATTGCAGGTGCGGGACGCGCTGGCCAGTGGCAGGCTGGTGGATCTGGTGCCCGAGCGCTTCATCGATGTGCCGCTGTACTGGCATCACTGGCGCAATGGCGGCGAGTTGTTTGGCGACTTGACCGAGCAGCTGCGTCGCTACTCCGCTTCGGTGCTGGTGCCATTGCACCAATGA
- a CDS encoding NAD-dependent epimerase/dehydratase family protein, which translates to MRILVTGASGFIGGRFARFALEQGLTVRVNGRRAEGVQHLIKRGAEFVQGDLGDPELAQALCQDVEAVVHCAGAVGVWGDYAHFHQANVTVTENVVDACLKQKVRRLVHLSSPSIYFDGRSHVDIREEQVPKRFSDHYGKTKYLAEQQVFAAQEFGLEVIALRPRFVTGAGDTSIFPRLIGMQRKGRLAIIGNGLNKVDFTNVHNLNAALLSSLQVGGPALGQVYNISNGTPVPLWDVVNYVLRRLELPPVTRHMPFPLAYAAATLNEGVCRLLPGRPEPSLFRLGVAVMARDFSLNIERAREYLDYDPKAGLWEALDEFCTWWQVQMGHQA; encoded by the coding sequence ATGAGGATTCTGGTCACCGGCGCGAGCGGTTTCATCGGTGGGCGCTTCGCGCGTTTCGCACTCGAGCAGGGCTTGACGGTGCGGGTCAACGGCCGGCGTGCCGAAGGCGTGCAGCACCTGATCAAGCGCGGTGCCGAATTCGTCCAGGGCGATCTGGGCGATCCCGAACTGGCCCAGGCGTTGTGCCAGGATGTCGAGGCCGTGGTGCATTGCGCCGGTGCGGTGGGGGTGTGGGGCGACTATGCGCATTTCCATCAGGCCAACGTGACGGTCACCGAGAATGTCGTCGACGCCTGCCTGAAACAGAAGGTGCGGCGCCTGGTGCATCTGTCCTCGCCATCGATCTACTTCGATGGGCGCTCGCATGTCGATATTCGTGAGGAGCAGGTGCCCAAGCGCTTCTCCGATCACTATGGCAAGACCAAGTACCTGGCCGAGCAGCAGGTGTTCGCCGCGCAGGAGTTCGGCCTGGAGGTGATTGCCCTGCGTCCGCGCTTCGTCACCGGTGCGGGCGATACCAGCATCTTCCCGCGGCTGATCGGCATGCAGCGCAAGGGGCGCCTGGCGATCATCGGCAATGGCCTGAACAAGGTCGATTTCACCAACGTGCATAACCTCAATGCTGCCCTGCTCAGCTCACTGCAGGTCGGCGGCCCGGCGCTTGGTCAGGTGTACAACATCAGTAACGGCACGCCGGTACCGCTGTGGGACGTGGTCAATTACGTGCTGCGCCGACTGGAGCTGCCGCCGGTGACCCGACATATGCCATTCCCGCTGGCCTACGCTGCGGCAACGCTCAATGAAGGTGTTTGTCGGCTGCTGCCTGGGCGGCCGGAGCCGAGCCTGTTTCGCCTGGGGGTAGCGGTGATGGCCAGGGATTTCTCCCTGAACATCGAGCGTGCCCGCGAATATCTCGACTACGACCCCAAGGCCGGTTTGTGGGAGGCGCTGGATGAGTTCTGCACCTGGTGGCAGGTGCAGATGGGCCATCAGGCGTAG
- a CDS encoding ATPase, with amino-acid sequence MRNDANDELDNLPSLTTERREDFVEPRDEPAPRSSRAPSNRAAVSKGPSTGPLWALVGALSIALAGLGWWSLQQIGLMEQRLVATQESFARISEEAAGRIQDISGKVVATESNVTSGSEALKLQVRQLENRLAELSKQQQQSATAQAALDKRIDQLGTELKNGIGASADFDKRLQALTSEQTALKAAQGDAKATQAELAKLDTRIKTLSTDIDALKKQGNPSQAIRSLEQDLLVLRSELDNRPAAAASEGPNTAEFDAFRAQMTRNISTLQSQVVNLQQQLNQR; translated from the coding sequence ATGCGCAACGATGCCAATGACGAGCTCGACAATCTGCCCAGCCTGACCACGGAGCGCCGCGAGGATTTCGTCGAGCCACGCGACGAACCGGCCCCGCGCAGCAGCCGTGCGCCCAGCAACCGCGCAGCGGTCAGCAAAGGCCCGAGCACCGGACCGCTGTGGGCGTTGGTGGGGGCGCTGAGCATCGCCCTGGCCGGCCTTGGTTGGTGGAGCCTGCAGCAGATCGGTCTGATGGAGCAGCGTCTGGTGGCGACCCAGGAAAGTTTCGCGCGCATCAGCGAGGAAGCCGCCGGGCGTATTCAGGATATTTCCGGCAAGGTGGTGGCGACCGAGTCCAACGTCACCAGCGGCAGCGAGGCGCTCAAGCTGCAGGTTCGGCAACTGGAGAACCGCCTGGCCGAACTGAGCAAGCAGCAGCAACAGAGCGCCACGGCGCAAGCCGCGCTGGACAAGCGCATCGATCAGCTGGGCACGGAGCTCAAGAATGGCATCGGTGCCAGTGCCGATTTCGACAAGCGTCTGCAGGCGCTGACCAGCGAGCAGACGGCGCTGAAGGCGGCGCAAGGCGATGCCAAGGCGACCCAGGCCGAACTGGCCAAGCTCGATACCCGGATCAAGACGCTGAGCACTGATATCGATGCGCTGAAGAAGCAGGGCAACCCGAGCCAGGCCATCCGTAGCCTGGAGCAGGATCTGCTGGTGCTGCGCAGCGAGCTGGACAATCGTCCGGCCGCCGCGGCCAGTGAGGGCCCGAATACCGCCGAGTTCGATGCCTTCCGTGCGCAGATGACGCGCAATATCAGCACCCTGCAAAGCCAGGTGGTGAATCTGCAGCAGCAGCTCAATCAGCGCTGA
- a CDS encoding alkene reductase has product MPTLFDPILIGDLHLNNRIIMAPLTRCRADEGRVPNALMAEYYVQRASAGLIISEATAVTPMGVGYPDTPGIWSDEQIRGWSNVTQAVHANGGKIVLQLWHVGRISDPIYLNGELPVAPSAIQPAGHVSLVRPIKEFVTPRALATEEIADIVEAYRQGAENAMAAGFDGVEIHGANGYLLDQFLQSSTNQRTDRYGGSVENRARLLLEVTDAAISVWGAGRVGVHLAPRADSHDMGDANRAETFGYVARELGKRGIAFICAREKAGDDSLTPQLKKEFGGVFIANERFTKDQANAWLAEGKADAVAFGIPFIANPDLPERLAQDAPLNEPQPQTFYGAGPVGYIDYPRL; this is encoded by the coding sequence ATGCCCACACTGTTCGACCCCATCCTGATCGGTGATCTGCACCTGAACAACCGCATCATCATGGCCCCGCTGACCCGTTGCCGCGCCGACGAAGGTCGCGTACCCAACGCGCTGATGGCCGAGTATTACGTACAGCGTGCCTCGGCTGGCCTGATCATCAGCGAAGCCACCGCCGTCACGCCGATGGGCGTCGGCTACCCGGACACCCCCGGCATCTGGTCGGATGAGCAGATTCGTGGCTGGAGCAACGTCACCCAGGCAGTCCATGCCAACGGCGGCAAGATCGTCCTGCAGCTGTGGCACGTCGGCCGGATCTCCGACCCGATCTACCTGAATGGCGAACTGCCGGTGGCACCGAGTGCCATCCAACCGGCCGGCCACGTCAGCCTGGTGCGCCCGATCAAGGAGTTCGTCACCCCGCGTGCCCTGGCAACCGAAGAGATCGCCGATATCGTCGAGGCTTATCGCCAAGGCGCCGAGAACGCCATGGCCGCCGGTTTCGATGGTGTGGAAATCCACGGTGCCAACGGCTACCTGCTCGACCAGTTCCTGCAGAGCAGCACCAACCAACGCACCGACCGCTACGGTGGCAGCGTTGAGAATCGTGCACGTCTGCTGCTGGAAGTGACCGATGCGGCCATCTCGGTGTGGGGCGCCGGCCGTGTCGGCGTGCACCTGGCGCCGCGTGCGGATTCCCACGACATGGGCGACGCCAACCGCGCCGAAACCTTCGGCTACGTGGCTCGCGAACTGGGCAAACGTGGCATCGCCTTCATCTGCGCTCGCGAGAAGGCGGGCGACGACAGCCTGACGCCGCAACTGAAGAAGGAATTCGGCGGCGTGTTCATCGCCAACGAACGCTTCACCAAGGATCAGGCCAACGCCTGGCTGGCCGAGGGCAAGGCCGATGCAGTGGCCTTCGGCATCCCCTTCATCGCCAACCCGGATCTGCCCGAGCGCCTGGCGCAGGATGCACCGCTGAACGAGCCGCAACCGCAGACCTTCTACGGCGCCGGCCCGGTCGGTTACATCGACTACCCGCGCCTGTAA
- a CDS encoding ArsR/SmtB family transcription factor, whose amino-acid sequence MDIDLDAIIKALAHPVRRDILDWLKEPEQHFAEQDHPLEIGVCAGKIFLRTGLSQSTVSAHLTTLQRAGLVTSRKVGQWHFFKRNDELIQAFVERLGQQL is encoded by the coding sequence ATGGACATCGACCTCGACGCCATCATCAAGGCCCTCGCCCACCCGGTTCGCCGCGACATCCTCGACTGGTTGAAGGAGCCCGAGCAGCACTTCGCCGAACAGGATCACCCGCTGGAGATCGGCGTGTGCGCCGGCAAGATCTTTCTGCGTACCGGGCTTTCGCAATCCACCGTTTCCGCCCATCTGACCACCTTGCAGCGCGCCGGTCTGGTGACCAGCCGCAAGGTCGGCCAGTGGCATTTCTTCAAGCGCAACGACGAGCTGATCCAGGCCTTCGTCGAGCGCCTTGGCCAGCAACTCTGA
- a CDS encoding acyl carrier protein phosphodiesterase, with protein sequence MNYLAHLHLGGNAAPQLLGSLYGDFVKGPLVGRWPAQIEAAIRLHRRIDAFTDSHPLQARARARFPEQRRRTAGMLLDLFFDHCLARDWSAYAAQPLEHFTDRVYQVLAAEPELPGRLALMAPRMAAQDWLGSYREFAVLEQVIAGMQRRLSKPQLLDGSLAELERLYEPLSEDFRAFYPELMAFAEAELVGSRQAGSA encoded by the coding sequence ATGAACTACCTGGCTCATCTGCACCTCGGCGGTAACGCAGCGCCGCAACTGCTCGGCAGCCTCTATGGCGATTTCGTCAAAGGCCCGCTGGTCGGGCGTTGGCCGGCGCAAATCGAGGCCGCCATTCGCCTGCATCGACGCATCGATGCCTTCACCGACAGCCACCCGTTGCAGGCCCGGGCTCGTGCACGTTTTCCGGAGCAGCGGCGGAGAACGGCCGGCATGCTGCTGGATCTGTTCTTCGATCATTGTCTGGCCCGGGATTGGTCGGCGTACGCGGCGCAGCCGCTGGAACATTTCACCGATCGGGTCTACCAGGTGCTTGCCGCCGAGCCCGAGCTACCAGGGCGCCTGGCGTTGATGGCGCCGCGTATGGCGGCGCAGGACTGGCTCGGCAGCTACCGCGAATTCGCCGTGCTGGAACAGGTGATCGCCGGTATGCAGCGACGCTTGTCCAAACCGCAGTTGCTCGATGGCAGCCTGGCGGAACTGGAGCGCCTGTACGAACCGCTCAGCGAGGACTTTCGCGCCTTCTACCCCGAGTTGATGGCCTTCGCCGAGGCCGAGCTTGTAGGTTCGAGGCAAGCCGGGAGCGCCTGA